In the genome of Segatella copri, one region contains:
- the rsmG gene encoding 16S rRNA (guanine(527)-N(7))-methyltransferase RsmG produces MNIIEKYFTHLTDEQKKQIAALDELYRDWNNKINVISRKDIDNLYEHHVLHSMAIAKAINFRPGTEILDFGCGGGFPGIPLAILFPECKFKLIDGTGKKIRVCNEVASAIGLKNLVAEHLRGEDEKGKYDFVVSRAVMQLPDLMKIIKKNFKKKGQNALPNGLICLKGGNLQEELKDYRNVAEITPLSTFFEEEWFKQDKQLIYVPA; encoded by the coding sequence ATGAACATCATAGAGAAATATTTCACTCATCTCACGGATGAGCAGAAGAAGCAAATCGCTGCACTCGACGAGCTGTACCGCGACTGGAACAACAAGATCAATGTCATCAGCCGCAAGGACATCGACAACCTCTACGAGCACCACGTGCTTCACTCCATGGCCATCGCCAAGGCCATCAACTTCCGTCCGGGCACCGAGATTCTCGACTTCGGTTGCGGTGGCGGCTTCCCTGGCATCCCGCTCGCCATCCTCTTCCCTGAGTGCAAGTTCAAGCTCATCGACGGAACCGGCAAGAAGATCCGTGTATGCAACGAGGTAGCCTCAGCCATCGGACTGAAGAATCTCGTGGCAGAACACCTGCGTGGCGAGGACGAGAAGGGAAAGTACGACTTCGTGGTGAGCCGTGCCGTGATGCAGCTGCCCGACCTGATGAAGATTATCAAGAAGAATTTCAAGAAGAAGGGGCAGAACGCCCTGCCGAACGGTCTGATCTGCCTGAAAGGCGGCAACCTGCAGGAAGAGCTCAAGGATTATCGCAACGTGGCGGAAATCACCCCTCTCAGCACCTTCTTCGAGGAAGAATGGTTCAAGCAAGACAAGCAACTCATCTATGTTCCAGCATAA
- a CDS encoding HAD family hydrolase, whose product MIKAALFDLDGVVFETESQYSIFWGMIGREYHPEIPDFEYRIKGQTLVQIYDKYFSDDSVFAHIEGYTDPKSEQNKITARLNEFEQNMKYPYIPGVENFIQELKQNGVKCAVVTSSNIQKMLNVYKQHPEFKGYFDRVLTSEDFAKSKPDPDCYLKGAACFGAQPSECVGLEDSFNGLKAVRASGAFTLGLSTTNSAESIAPYSDYVIPDYEGFTFADLVKIVDNYKK is encoded by the coding sequence ATGATAAAGGCAGCTTTATTCGATCTGGATGGCGTGGTCTTCGAGACGGAATCACAGTATTCCATCTTTTGGGGAATGATAGGAAGAGAGTATCATCCGGAAATTCCTGACTTCGAGTATAGAATCAAGGGGCAAACTCTGGTGCAAATCTACGATAAGTACTTCTCTGATGACTCAGTCTTCGCTCATATCGAAGGCTATACCGACCCGAAATCAGAACAGAACAAGATTACGGCTCGACTCAATGAGTTTGAGCAGAATATGAAGTATCCGTATATTCCGGGCGTAGAGAACTTCATCCAAGAGTTGAAGCAGAATGGCGTAAAGTGCGCTGTAGTAACGAGTAGCAATATTCAGAAGATGCTCAATGTGTATAAGCAGCACCCTGAGTTCAAGGGCTACTTCGACCGTGTGCTGACCAGCGAGGACTTCGCCAAGAGCAAGCCGGATCCAGACTGCTATCTCAAGGGTGCCGCCTGCTTCGGCGCGCAGCCATCGGAGTGCGTGGGCCTGGAAGACAGCTTCAATGGCTTGAAGGCGGTGCGTGCATCGGGAGCTTTCACCCTCGGTCTCTCTACCACCAATTCTGCGGAATCCATCGCCCCTTACAGCGACTACGTGATTCCGGACTACGAAGGCTTCACCTTTGCCGACTTAGTGAAAATCGTTGATAATTACAAAAAATAA
- the panB gene encoding 3-methyl-2-oxobutanoate hydroxymethyltransferase, whose protein sequence is MGYLSTDKKKITTKTFAEMKAAGEKVTMLTAYDFTTAGILDAAGIDSILIGDSASNVMAGNADTLPITVDQMIYHARSVARACKHAFVVCDMPFGSYQISKEEALRNACRMMKETGVDALKLEGGVEIADTVKAMVDAGIPVHGHLGLTPQSVNKFGGYGIRAKEEAEAQKLISDAIALDKAGVFAIVLEKVPAKLAAEVTRQVKAVTIGIGAGNGCDGQVLVYADALGMTQGFKPKFLRHFAQVGEEMQKGVKAYIDAVKSTEYPSVEESY, encoded by the coding sequence ATGGGATATTTATCTACAGATAAGAAGAAGATTACAACCAAGACGTTTGCCGAGATGAAGGCGGCAGGCGAGAAGGTGACGATGCTTACAGCTTATGACTTTACTACTGCAGGCATTCTGGATGCAGCAGGCATCGATAGTATCTTGATTGGCGATTCAGCCAGCAACGTGATGGCAGGTAATGCTGATACCTTGCCTATCACCGTAGACCAGATGATTTACCATGCCCGCAGCGTGGCACGTGCCTGCAAGCATGCCTTTGTGGTATGCGATATGCCGTTTGGCAGTTATCAGATCAGCAAGGAGGAAGCATTGCGCAACGCTTGCCGCATGATGAAGGAGACGGGCGTGGATGCCCTGAAGCTCGAAGGTGGAGTGGAGATTGCTGATACCGTCAAGGCGATGGTAGATGCCGGTATTCCGGTGCATGGTCATCTGGGGTTGACCCCACAGAGCGTCAACAAGTTTGGCGGCTACGGCATCCGTGCCAAGGAAGAGGCTGAGGCCCAGAAGCTCATCAGCGATGCCATCGCCCTGGATAAGGCAGGTGTTTTTGCCATCGTTTTGGAAAAGGTTCCTGCTAAATTAGCGGCTGAAGTAACACGTCAGGTAAAAGCCGTAACTATCGGTATTGGAGCGGGTAACGGCTGTGATGGTCAAGTGCTGGTTTATGCTGATGCGCTGGGAATGACCCAGGGCTTCAAGCCTAAGTTCCTGCGCCACTTCGCCCAGGTAGGCGAGGAGATGCAGAAAGGCGTGAAGGCTTACATCGATGCTGTTAAGAGCACAGAATATCCAAGTGTAGAGGAGAGTTATTAG